The genomic region CGCCATTGTGATGCTCATCGCCCAAAACGGCGGCATCGCCTGCCACACCGGGCGAGAAAGCTGCTTTTACAAAGTCTGGCGCGGCGGCGCGTGGGAAACCGCCGATACCGTCCTGAAAGACGAAAAAGAGATTTACGGCAGCACGCACTGACCGCCTCCAACATTGAATTATCAGGCATTTTTTTGTACAATCTCGCCGTCTCAAACACTGTCCGGGCCGTCTGAAAAGCGGCCTGAACCTTTTTGCAAAGAAAACCATGTCCCAAGAAATCCTCGACCAAGTGCGCCGCCGCCGCACGTTTGCCATCATCTCCCACCCCGACGCGGGTAAAACCACGTTGACTGAAAAACTCTTGCTGTTTTCAGGTGCGATTCAAAGCGCGGGTACGGTAAAAGGCAAGAAAACCGGCAAATTCGCCACCTCCGACTGGATGGACATCGAGAAGCAGCGCGGCATTTCCGTGGCATCAAGCGTGATGCAGTTCGACTATAAAGACCACACCGTCAACCTTTTGGACACGCCGGGACACCAAGACTTCTCCGAAGACACCTACCGCGTTTTGACCGCCGTCGATAGTGCCTTGATGGTCATCGACGCGGCAAAAGGCGTGGAAGCGCAAACCATCAAACTCTTGAACGTCTGCCGCCTGCGCAATACGCCGATTGTTACGTTCATGAACAAATACGACCGCGAAGTGCGCGATTCCCTGGAATTGCTGGACGAAGTGGAAAACATCCTGCAAATCCGCTGCGCGCCCGTAACCTGGCCGATCGGCATGGGCAAAAACTTCAAAGGCGTGTACCACATCCTGAACGACGAAATCTATCTCTTTGAAGCGGGCGGCGAACGCTTGCCGCACGAGTTCGACATCATCAAAGGCATCGATAATCCCGAATTGGAACAACGCTTTCCGTTAGAAATACAGCAGTTGCGCGACGAAATCGAATTGGTGCAGGCGGCTTCCAACGAGTTCAATCTCGACGAATTCCTCGCCGGCGAACTCACGCCCGTATTCTTCGGCTCTGCGATTAACAACTTCGGTATTCAGGAAATCCTCAATTCATTGATTGAATGGGCGCCCGCGCCGAAACCACGCGATGCGACCGTGCGTATGGTCGAGCCGGACGAGCCGAAGTTTTCCGGATTTATCTTCAAAATCCAAGCCAATATGGACCCGAAACACCGCGACCGTATTGCCTTCTTGCGCGTCTGCTCCGGCAAATTCGAGCGCGGCATGAAAATGAAACACCTGCGTATCAACCGCGAAATCGCCGCCTCCAGCGTGGTAACCTTCATGTCCCACGACCGCGAGCTGGTTGAAGAAGCCTACGCCGGCGACATTATCGGTATCCCAAACCACGGCAACATCCAAATCGGCGACAGCTTCTCCGAAGGCGAACAACTGACGTTTACCGGCATCCCATTCTTCGCGCCCGAACTGTTCCGCAGCGTTCGCATCAAAAACCCGCTGAAAATCAAGCAACTGCAAAAAGGTTTGCAACAGCTTGGCGAAGAAGGTGCGGTGCAGGTGTTCAAACCAATGAGCGGCGCGGATTTGATTTTGGGCGCGGTCGGCGTGTTGCAGTTTGAAGTCGTTACCTCGCGCCTTGCCAACGAATACGGCGTGGAAGCCGTGTTCGACAACGCATCCATCTGGTCGGCGCGCTGGGTATCGTGCGACGACAAGAAAAAACTGGCGGAATTTGAAAAAGCCAACGCGGGCAACCTCGCCATCGACGCGGGCGGCAACCTCGCCTACCTCGCCCCTAACCGCGTGAATCTGGGACTCACGCAAGAACGCTGGCCGGACATCGTGTTCCACGAAACGCGCGAGCATTCGGTCAAACTTTAAAAAGCAATCGGCAATAAAATGCCGTCTAAACCCGAAAAAAGGGCTTCAGACGGCATTTTTGCCTGCAACTCAAACGCAGACGGTCAAAATCAAGGCGCATCGGATACCGTTATCGGGCATCCCGTCCTCATGAATTTAGGGCTGACGCAAGAACGTTGGCCGGACGTCGTGTTCCACGAAACGCGCGAACATTCGGTCAAACTCTAAAAAGCAATCGGCGATAAAATGCCGTCTAAACCCGAAAAAAGGGCTTCAGACGGCATTTTTGCCTGCAACTCAAACGCAGACGGTCAAAATCAAGGCGCATCGGATACCGTTATCGGATGCGTCCCGTCCGCGTGAATTTGGGGCTGACGTAGGAACGCCGATGTGATTTCACATCCCGTACTGTTTCGACAGCTTCACATAATGCGCGGCGGAATATTTCAAAAAGGCTTTTTCCTCATCGGTCAGCACGCGCACTTGTCTGACCGGCGAACCGACATAAAGGTAGCCGCCCGCCAAACGTTTGCGCGGCGGAACGAGGCTGCCCGCGCCGATCATCACTTCGTCCTCAATCACGGCATCGTCCAGAACCGTCGTCCCCATGCCGACCAGGACGCGGTTGCCGATACGGCAGCCGTGCAGCATCACTTTGTGCCCCACGGTAACGTCTTCGCCGATAACCAGCGGCGACCCTTCGGGTTTGGCGGCGGTTTTGTGGGAAACGTGCAGGACGCTGCCGTCCTGTATATTGCTGCGCGCGCCGACGGTGATGCTGTTCACATCGCCGCGCAACACGGCGCACGGCCACACAGAAACGTCTTCGGCAAGCGACACTTCGCCGATGACGACGCACGCTTCGTCTATCATACAGCTTTCGTGGATTTCGGGCGTGCGGTTTTGGAAAGTTCGGATTGCGTTCATTTTTCCTCCTTCGGTAAGATGTATAGTGTTAAAGGATTTATTAAATATTCCCCCTGATTGCTTTTAAAATCCTGCCTGTAATATCGACCCCGAATAATGTGATTATCGGGAATATCAGCTTATATATCAATTTATTGGACTTTAACAGCATAAACCTTAAATGATACGCCCTTCTTTTTATATCAGCATCACACGCTATATTTTTACTCGTCATGATAAAAAGCAAAACGAGATATTCGTAGGAAAGAAAAGAATAAAGATAACTTGATATATCCCTATTAAATTCCATTTCCGCATTTTTCTCCAAAATATATAATAATGACTTTATACTTTTTTCCGAAACAGTTCCTGTTTTAGAATCTTTTCTTCCCTGCCGATAATAGTAATAACAACCGTCCAAATAAGAAAAAGTTGTTGCCGCATTAAATAATCTCATTGACCATTCGATATCTTCGGCATAAACCTCTTTTTCAAAAAATAGTTTTTCTTTGATAATCAATTCCCTTTTTATAATCTTATTACACGCCGAACCCGGAAATTTTCTAAATCGGCATAATCCTTTCAAAACTTCGACTTTGGATTGATTGAGTATTTTTTCAGGCTGATAATCTTCGCCAAAATGTGAAACACTTCCCTTATCATATTTAACCGCATTTAAAAAAACCACATCCGGCATATCAATATCATCTTTACTAAGAAAATCCAGCAAGACCTGACAATTAATAAAATCATCCGAATCAATAAAGACTATATATTTTCCGTTTGAATTTTTTATTCCGGTATTCCTAGCTTCTGCCGTCCCTTGGTTATCCTGATAGATATATTTGATATTTGGTGTCCGGTGTTTGTTGTTTGTTGTTTGTTGTTTGTTGTTTTATCTATATATTTATAACATATATCTTCACTTCCGTCTTTTGACCCGTCATTCACAAGGATAAGTTCGACATTTTCATTACTTAATATAGGTTCTATGGAACTTAAACACGCTTCCAAATAACTTTCGACATTATAAATGGGAACTACGATACTTAAATCCATATCTTTCTCATTTTACTAAATCATTTTAATCTTAACCCAATCATAACCGGCAGGAGGGGAAACGCCCCCCTGTTTGATAACGGACGCGCCGTTTCCTGCCGCCCGAAAGGTTTCAGACGGCAGGGATTCCGGTTATTTGCCCGCTTTGAGCCCTTGCCACAGCTTCACGCCCAATTTGGCGGATTCTGCGGATTTGGGCGATACGATGAAACTTTTTTCCATCAGTTCTTTGTTCGGGAAAATCGATGCGTCGGAGGTGTATTTTTCATCCATCAGCTCGCGCGCGGGACGGCTGGCGGGCGCGTAGGTAACGAAGCTGCCGTTTTTCGCCGCCACCTCGGGCCGGAGCGTGTAGTCGATATAGCGGTGGGCGTTGGCGACGTTTTGCGCGTCGCGCGGAATCATAAAGGAATCCACCCACACGCCCACGCCGGTTTTCGGGGTCAATACTTTGATTTCCACGCCGTTTGCGGCTTCTTCGGCACGGGTTTTGGCAATGTTCAAATCGCCGCCGTAACCGATGGCGGCACACAGGTTGCCCGCCGCCATATCGTCGATATAGCCGGAAGAGCTGAAGCGTTTCACGTCGCCCCGGACGGCTTTCATCATATCGACGGCGGCTTTGATGTCTTCGGGATTTTCACTGTTGGGGTCTTTGCCCAAATAGTGCAACGCCAAAGGAATCTGTTCGATTGCGCTGTCGAAATAGCTGATGCCGCAGGATTTGAGTTTGGCGGTGTATTCAGGGTTGAACACCAAATCCCATTCGTTTTCGGGCAGCTTGTCCGTACCCAATGCCTTTTGCACCTGCCGCGTGTTGATTGCCAAGGTGTTGATGCCCCAGAAATAGGGGACGGCGTATTCGTTGCCCGGATCGACGGCTTCCATCATTTTCAGCAAATCTTTATCGATGTTGCCGTAATGGGGGATTTGCGCCTTGTCGATTTTCTGATACGCGCCCGCTTTGATTTGCCGGCCGACGTTGGCGATGGACGGCGCGGTCAGGTCGTAGCCGGATTTGCCGGTCAGGACTTTTGCCTCCAGTGTTTCGTTGCTGTCGTAATAATCGGAACGCGTCTTGATGCCGGTTTCTTTTTCAAAGGCGGCGACGGTTTCGGGATCGACATAATCCGACCAGTTGTAGATATTGAGTTTGCCCGATTGTTCGGCTTCGGGCTTGGCGGAGGGGGGGTGGGCGGCGGTATCGTTTCCGCCGCCGCACGCAGTCAAGGCGAGGCTCAGGATTGCCGCCGCCACCAGTGTTTTTTTCATGGTTTTCGACCTTTCGTTCAAAAATAAAAAACATTGCAGGGACGGCCTGGCCGCCTGCATCGGAAGCTGTGGGGGCGGCCGGTCGGCTTTCTTGGCCCTTGATGCAGCAAGGTTTGCATTAAACGGCAAAAACAACCGGGGCGCAACCGTTAATTTTCACGGGTTTGCCGTTCCGATGCCCGATCGGGCGGTAATGCGGGACATTGTTCCGCCTGCGTGAAAATGCCGTCTGAAGCCTCGGCGGCTTTCAGACGGCATCGGGGCGGACGGCATCAGTTGCTCAACACGTCCACGCCTTTGGGCGGGGTAAACTTGAACGCGCCGCGCGAGAGTTGGGGATTGGTATTCAAACCGCCGAAACTGATGGAGGTTTGATTGCCGAAGCTGTCTTTAAGCTGCATGGCGGCGAGGTTGCCGCCTTTGAAGCCGATGCGGATGTATTGGTAGCCGGCGTTGTTGCGTTTGGGCGTTGCCAGCACATAATCGATGCCGTTGGACGAACCGTCCTCTTTCAGCGTGTAGCTGCTTTCGAGGGCGGTTTTGTTCGACAGGATGGCGGCGGGGCTGCCGCCTATGGCCTGGTCTTGGGACGACTTGGTCACTTGTGCCAAATCGACATCGTAGAGCCAAACGGTTTGACCGTCGCCGACAATAGTCTGTTTGTAAGGCGAAGTGTATTCCCATTTAAAGAGGCCCGGGCGCAGGATTTTGAACGTGCCGTGCGCGGTTTGGGTTTTCTTTTTGCTTTGGACGGTTTGGGTGAAGCTGCCGCTGATACCGTCGGCATCGTTGTTGAATTGCTTGAGCGCGTCCACCGCGCCCGCCTGTGCGGAAGCGACGGAGACGGTCAGGGAGCAAACGGCGAGGAATTGGAACAGGTTGTGCGGTTTCATCATTATTTTTCCTTGTTGGAATGAGTGTGGCGTAAAGTATCGGCGCGGCAAAACAATCATACGGGCGGCGTTACGGGCAGTTTGTATTTTGCAAACCGCGTTTTCCGAGGGCTGATTTTTTTGACCGCTCGGAAAAGGCAGGCGCGCCACGCTGCCCTTTAATGTGTGCCGCGTTATAGTGGATTAACAAAAATCAGGACAAGGCGACGAAGCCGCAGACAGTACAAATAGTACGGAACCGATTCACTTGGTGCTTCAGTACCTTAGAGAATCGTTCTCTTTGAGCTAAGGCGAGGCAACGCCGTACTGGTTTTTGTTCATCCACTATATTTGACGGTTTGGGCGCGGAATGCCGAATCGCGGAGATTATATGCCTCATCTTGTTTTTTTTAAACGCTATAATATTTGTTTTCCGAACACGGCGGACTTGAGATGAAACCCGATATTTATGCTTTGCTGGAACGCGCCCTGCTTTCGGGCGACCCCGATGAAAAAGGACGGCTGACGGATGAGGCGTTTGCCGCCGTTCAGAACATGGACGGTGCTGAAACAAACACGCCGCCGCTGGATTTCCCCCGCGCAGGGCGGCCGGACAAGCCGGTTTTGGTCGCGCCGTCACAACTGACCCCGCGCAAAATGAACACGACCGAAGGCTATGCGGCGATGCTGCACGCGATTGCGCATATCGAGTTCAATGCCGTCAATCTGGCTTTGGACGCGGCATACCGTTTCCGCACGCTGCCGTTTCAGTTTGTCCGCGACTGGGTGAAAGTGGCGAAGGAAGAGGTGTACCACTTCCGCCTGATGCGCGAAAGGCTGCGCGCTTTCGGCTTCGATTACGGCGATTTCGAGGCGCACAATCATTTATGGGATATGGCATACAAAACCGCCTACGATCCTTTGTTGCGTATGGCTTTAGTGCCGCGCGTATTGGAAGCTCGTGGGCTAGACGTTACGCCGGGGATACGCGCGAAGGTGGCGCAGCGCGGCGATTCGGAAACCTGCGGCGTGTTGGACATTATTTACCGCGACGAAGTGGGCCATGTCGCCATCGGCAACCGGTGGTATCAACACCTCTGCCGCGAACGCGGTTTGGAACCGATTGCCCTGTTCCGCAGCCTGATTGCCCGTTACGATATGTTTATCTTCCGCGGCTATGTTAACATCGAAGCGCGCGAAAAAGCGGGCTTCAGCCGCTTCGAATTGGATATGCTGGAAGATTTCGAGCAGAGTTTGAAACAGAACAAAAATACCGTCTGAAAAGGAACATACATGATACACGCCGTACTCTTCGACCTCGACGGCACGCTTGCCGACACCGCCCTAGACCTCGGCGGCGCACTCAATACCCTGCTCGCCCGCCACGGACTGCCGCCCAAAAGCATGGACGAAATCCGCAACCAAGCCAGCCACGGCGCAGCAGGACTGCTCAAGCTCGGCACAGGCATCACCCCCGACCACCCCGACTATGCCCGATGGCGCACCGAATACCTTGACGAATACGACAGCCGCTACGCCCAAGACACCACCCTCTTCGGCGGCGTAAACGAACTCATCGCCGAACTCGACAGACGCGGCATCAAATGGGGCATCATCACCAACAAACCCATGCGCTTCACCGACAAACTCGCCCCCAAACTCGGCTTCATCATCCCACCCGCCGTCGTCGTCAGCGGCGACACCTGCGGCGAACCCAAGCCCAGCATCAAACCCATGCTGTATGCGTGCGGACAAATCCACGCCGACCCGCAACACACACTCTACGTCGGCGATGCCGAACGCGACATCCAAGCAGGCCGCAACGCCGGCATGAAAACCGTCCTCGCCGAATGGGGCTACATCGCTCCCGAAGACGATACCGGCTCATGGCAGGCGGATTTCCACATCCGCACGCCGCTCGATCTGCTCGAATGTCTGGACAAAATACAGCCCTGAAAAATATCCGCCCCACAAACATATAGTGGATTAAATCTAAACCAGTACGTCGTTGCCTCGCCTTAGCTCAAAGAGAACGATTCTCTAAGGTGCTGAAGCACCAAGTGAATCGGCTCCGTACTATTTGTACTGTCTGCGGCTTCGTCGCCTTGTCCTGATTTTTGTTAATCCACTATAAAACTGCCGTCTGAAACCTGATTTCAGACGGCAGTTCCACCTTCAAACCGAATCAAAACCCGTCAAAACCTGCGTTTGAGCTTGCACGCCTGAAGGATGTGTACGGCAAGCTCTTCCACTGATTTATCCGTCGTATTCGCAAACGGAATCCCATGCCGTCTGAACATACTCTGCGCGTCCGCCACCTCGCTGCGGCATGTATCGATTTTGGCATAAGTTGAATTCGGGCGGCGCTCTTGGCGGATGGCCTGCAAACGTTCCGGCTGGATGGTCAACCCGAACAGCTTATCCCTATAAGGCTTGACCATACGCGGCAGATCGGCCGATTCCAAATCGTCGGGAATCAGCGGATAGTTTGCCGCACGGATGCCGTATTGCAGGGCGAGGTAAAGGCAGGTCGGCGTTTTGCCCGAACGCGATACACCCATCAAGATTACATCCGCTTCCTGAAGGTTCTTATCGCTGACCCCGTCATCGTGGTTCAATGAGAAATTCACCGCCTCCATACGCGCATCGTAACGCTTCGTATTACCGATACTGTGATGCCCCTGCTCGGATGCCGTGGCTTCGGTATTGAGTTCTTTCTCCAACAGTCCCAAAAAAGTCTCAAAGAAATTAATCTGAAAAGCATCCGCCCCTTTGATAATCCGACGGATTTCGTCATCAACCACACTGACAAACGCAATCGGACGCTGACCGTTTTCCTGCCGGCTCCGATTGACCTTCTCCACCACCGCGCGCGCCTTTTCCGGCGTATCGACAAACGGATGCGTATGGCGTTTGAACGACAGATTGCCAAACTGGTTCAGCAAAGCCTCGCCGATATTCTCGGCAGTCAGACCGGTACGGTCGGAAATGTAAAACACATGGCGCGGACTGCTCATCTTCCATCCTTAAAACACAGGTTTAAAATCCCATCATAACAGCAGCGGCAGACACAAGGAAAGCACTCGCAGCACACCTACCTCGGATTACACCCAAACAGACACAATATAATTTGAAATAAAATTATTTATATAAAGTATTTTTTGGCAGAAAATTTTAAAAAATAAACAAAAAAATCAAACAGAAAAAACATTAACCTATTCAAACCACCTGTTTTACAAAGAAAATACCCAAAAAAAGAAGTATACCGGCTGCAAGTTTCAAACCGCTACACACGCCGAAACCGCAATTTTTCAGACGGCATCATGATTTTAAAACGGATAAAACACATGACAGCAGAGGAACGAATCGCTTAAAATAAGCACGCGGATTTGTTTCTTTTTTAACATATTTTGGATTGGACACACAAATGGCCGACAACTACGTAATTTGGTTTGAAAACCTGCGTATGACAGATGTTGAACGCGTGGGCGGTAAAAACGCCTCGCTGGGCGAAATGATCAGTCAGCTGACCGAAAAAGGCGTTCGCGTCCCCGGCGGCTTTGCCACCACAGCCGATGCCTACCGCGCATTCCTCGCACACAACGGTCTGAGCGAACGCATTTCCGCCGCACTGGCAAAATTAGATGTCGAAGACGTTGCCGAACTGGCACGCGTCGGCAAAGAAATCCGCCAATGGATTTTGGACACGCCCTTCCCCGAACAGCTCGATGCCGAAATCGAAGCGGCATGGAACAAAATGGTTGCCGATGCCGGCGGCGCGGACATTTCCGTTGCCGTACGCTCTTCCGCAACCGCCGAAGACCTGCCCGACGCATCATTTGCCGGCCAACAGGAAACCTTCCTGAATATCAACGGCTTGGAAAACGTTAAAGAAGCGATGCGCCATGTATTCGCCTCCCTGTACAACGACCGCGCCATTTCTTACCGCGTCCACAAAGGCTTCGAACACGACATCGTCGCCCTTTCCGCCGGCGTGCAGCGTATGGTGCGTTCCGACAGCGGCGCGTCCGGCGTGATGTTCACCCTCGATACCGAATCCGGTTACGACCAAGTCGTCTTTGTCACTTCATCCTACGGTCTGGGCGAAAACGTCGTACAAGGCGCAGTCAATCCCGACGAATTCTATGTGTTCAAACCCACGCTGAAAGCAGGCAAACCTGCCATCCTGCGCAAAACCATGGGCTCAAAACACATCAAAATGATTTTTACCGACAAAGCAGAAGCCGGCAAATCGGTAACCAACGTCGATGTCCCCGAAGAAGACCGCAACCGCTTCTCCATTACCGACGAAGAAATCACCGAGTTGGCGCATTACGCACTGACCATCGAAAAACACTACGGCCGCCCGATGGACATCGAATGGGGACGCGACGGCTTGGACGGCAAACTCTACATCCTGCAAGCCCGTCCCGAAACCGTCAAATCCCAGGAAGAAGGCAGCCGCAACCTGCGCCGCTTTTCTATCAACGGCGAAAAAACCGTCTTGTGCGAAGGCCGCGCCATCGGTCAGAAAGTCGGTCAGGGCAAGGTACGCCTGATTAAAGATGCTTCCGAGATGGATTCCGTCGAAGCCGGCGACGTACTGGTTACCGACATGACCGACCCAGATTGGGAACCGGTGATGAAACGCGCTTCCGCCATCGTGACCAACAGGGGCGGACGTACCTGCCACGCCGCCATCATCGCGCGCGAACTGGGTATTCCTGCCGTTGTCGGCTGCGGCAATGCAACCGAATTGCTGAAAAACGGTCAAGAAGTTACCGTATCCTGTGCCGAAGGCGATACCGGCTTCATCTACTCCGGCCTGCTGGACGTACAAATTACCGATGTTGCTTTGGACAACATGCCTAAAGCACCTGTAAAAGTCATGATGAACGTCGGCAATCCCGAACTCGCATTCAGCTTCGCCAACCTGCCCAGCGAAGGCATCGGCTTGGCGCGTATGGAATTTATCATCAACCGCCAAATCGGTATCCACCCCAAAGCCTTGTTGGAATTTGACAAACAAGACGACGAATTAAAAGCGGAAATTACCCGCCGTATCGCCGGTTACGCGTCCCCTGTCGACTTCTACGTCGATAAAATCGCCGAAGGCGTGGCGACATTGGCCGCATCGGTTTATCCGCGTAAAACCATCGTCCGTATGTCCGACTTCAAATCCAACGAATACGCCAACCTGGTCGGCGGCAACGTATACGAACCGCATGAAGAAAACCCGATGTTGGGCTTCCGTGGTGCGGCGCGTTATGTCGCCGACAACTTCAAAGACTGTTTCGCCTTGGAATGCAAAGCCTTGAAACGCGTCCGCGATGAAATGGGGTTGACCAACGTTGAAATCATGATTCCGTTCGTCCGCACTTTGGGCGAAGCCGAAGCCGTTGTCAAAGCCCTGAAAGAAAACGGCTTGGAACGCGGCAAAAACGGCCTGCGCCTGATTATGATGTGCGAGCTGCCGAGCAACGCGGTATTGGCGGAACAATTCCTGCAATACTTCGACGGCTTCTCCATCGGCTCGAACGACATGACCCAACTGACCCTCGGTCTCGACCGCGACAGCGGCTTGGTATCCGAATCGTTTGACGAACGCAACCCTGCCGTCAAAGTGATGCTGCACCTTGCCATCTCCGCCTGCCGCAAGCAGAACAAATATGTCGGCATCTGCGGTCAAGGCCCGTCCGACCATCCGGACTTCGCCAAATGGCTGGTTGAGGAAGGCATTGAAAGCGTTTCCCTGAACCCGGATACCGTCATCGAAACTTGGCTATATTTGGCGAATGAATTGAACAAATAATCAATGCCCATACCCCCGAGCCTGAAAAGCGCGGGGGTATTTTTTTCCAAGCAGCTCCGCTCAGACGGCATTTCCTGCCGATGCCCCGTCCGCGATAATATTTGACACCCACGCGCCGACTGCCTACAATTCCCCCTTCCCCGAGCAACCGGCAACGGTCAGCTTCTTCTTTCAGACGGCATCTGCCTGTCTTTTTCCTCTTCAAAATACATCATTATTATGCACGTCTCCGAATTACAAACCCTGCACATTTCCAAACTCTTAGAATTGGCGGAAGAACACGGCATCGAAAACGCCAACCGATTCCGCAAACAAGATCTCGTATTTGCCATCGTCCGCCAGATGATGAAAAAAGGCGAGGGTTTCACCTGCTCCGGCACGCTTGAAATCCTGCCCGACGGCTTCGGCTTCCTCCGCAGCGCGGACACGTCCTATCTTGCCGGCCCCGACGACATCTATGTCTCGCCCACCCAAATCCGCCGCTTCAACCTGCATACGGGCGACACCATCGAAGGAAGCGTGCGCGTCCCAAAAGACAACGAACGCTATTTTGCCCTGGTCAGGCTTGATACCATCAACGGCGACCACCCGGAAGTATGCCGCCATAAAATCCTGTTTGAAAACCTGACCCCGCTGTTTCCGACCGAACAGTTGAAGCTGGAACGCGACTTAAAGTCCGAAGAAAACCTGACCGGACGTGCCATCGACCTGATTTCCCCTATCGGCAAAGGTCAGCGCGCCCTCTTGGTTGCCCCGCCCAAAAGCGGTAAAACCGTGATGCTGCAAAACATTGCCCACGCCGTTACCTCAAACTATCCCGAAGTCGAACTCATCGTCCTCTTGATTGACGAGCGTCCCGAAGAAGTAACCGAAATGAGCCGTTCCGTCCGCGGCGAAGTGGTTTCCTCCACCTTTGACGAACCGGCGCAACGCCACGTCCAAGTTGCCGAAATGGTGCTTGAAAAAGCCAAGCGTATGGTAGAACACAAAAAAGACGTGGTCATCCTGCTGGATTCGATTACCCGCCTTGCCCGCGCCTA from Neisseria meningitidis harbors:
- a CDS encoding HAD family hydrolase translates to MIHAVLFDLDGTLADTALDLGGALNTLLARHGLPPKSMDEIRNQASHGAAGLLKLGTGITPDHPDYARWRTEYLDEYDSRYAQDTTLFGGVNELIAELDRRGIKWGIITNKPMRFTDKLAPKLGFIIPPAVVVSGDTCGEPKPSIKPMLYACGQIHADPQHTLYVGDAERDIQAGRNAGMKTVLAEWGYIAPEDDTGSWQADFHIRTPLDLLECLDKIQP
- a CDS encoding gamma carbonic anhydrase family protein, with translation MNAIRTFQNRTPEIHESCMIDEACVVIGEVSLAEDVSVWPCAVLRGDVNSITVGARSNIQDGSVLHVSHKTAAKPEGSPLVIGEDVTVGHKVMLHGCRIGNRVLVGMGTTVLDDAVIEDEVMIGAGSLVPPRKRLAGGYLYVGSPVRQVRVLTDEEKAFLKYSAAHYVKLSKQYGM
- a CDS encoding peptide chain release factor 3; translated protein: MSQEILDQVRRRRTFAIISHPDAGKTTLTEKLLLFSGAIQSAGTVKGKKTGKFATSDWMDIEKQRGISVASSVMQFDYKDHTVNLLDTPGHQDFSEDTYRVLTAVDSALMVIDAAKGVEAQTIKLLNVCRLRNTPIVTFMNKYDREVRDSLELLDEVENILQIRCAPVTWPIGMGKNFKGVYHILNDEIYLFEAGGERLPHEFDIIKGIDNPELEQRFPLEIQQLRDEIELVQAASNEFNLDEFLAGELTPVFFGSAINNFGIQEILNSLIEWAPAPKPRDATVRMVEPDEPKFSGFIFKIQANMDPKHRDRIAFLRVCSGKFERGMKMKHLRINREIAASSVVTFMSHDRELVEEAYAGDIIGIPNHGNIQIGDSFSEGEQLTFTGIPFFAPELFRSVRIKNPLKIKQLQKGLQQLGEEGAVQVFKPMSGADLILGAVGVLQFEVVTSRLANEYGVEAVFDNASIWSARWVSCDDKKKLAEFEKANAGNLAIDAGGNLAYLAPNRVNLGLTQERWPDIVFHETREHSVKL
- a CDS encoding ferritin-like domain-containing protein, with protein sequence MKPDIYALLERALLSGDPDEKGRLTDEAFAAVQNMDGAETNTPPLDFPRAGRPDKPVLVAPSQLTPRKMNTTEGYAAMLHAIAHIEFNAVNLALDAAYRFRTLPFQFVRDWVKVAKEEVYHFRLMRERLRAFGFDYGDFEAHNHLWDMAYKTAYDPLLRMALVPRVLEARGLDVTPGIRAKVAQRGDSETCGVLDIIYRDEVGHVAIGNRWYQHLCRERGLEPIALFRSLIARYDMFIFRGYVNIEAREKAGFSRFELDMLEDFEQSLKQNKNTV
- a CDS encoding pyruvate, water dikinase regulatory protein, with protein sequence MSSPRHVFYISDRTGLTAENIGEALLNQFGNLSFKRHTHPFVDTPEKARAVVEKVNRSRQENGQRPIAFVSVVDDEIRRIIKGADAFQINFFETFLGLLEKELNTEATASEQGHHSIGNTKRYDARMEAVNFSLNHDDGVSDKNLQEADVILMGVSRSGKTPTCLYLALQYGIRAANYPLIPDDLESADLPRMVKPYRDKLFGLTIQPERLQAIRQERRPNSTYAKIDTCRSEVADAQSMFRRHGIPFANTTDKSVEELAVHILQACKLKRRF
- the lolA gene encoding outer membrane lipoprotein chaperone LolA, coding for MMKPHNLFQFLAVCSLTVSVASAQAGAVDALKQFNNDADGISGSFTQTVQSKKKTQTAHGTFKILRPGLFKWEYTSPYKQTIVGDGQTVWLYDVDLAQVTKSSQDQAIGGSPAAILSNKTALESSYTLKEDGSSNGIDYVLATPKRNNAGYQYIRIGFKGGNLAAMQLKDSFGNQTSISFGGLNTNPQLSRGAFKFTPPKGVDVLSN
- a CDS encoding glycosyltransferase, which translates into the protein MKYIYQDNQGTAEARNTGIKNSNGKYIVFIDSDDFINCQVLLDFLSKDDIDMPDVVFLNAVKYDKGSVSHFGEDYQPEKILNQSKVEVLKGLCRFRKFPGSACNKIIKRELIIKEKLFFEKEVYAEDIEWSMRLFNAATTFSYLDGCYYYYRQGRKDSKTGTVSEKSIKSLLYILEKNAEMEFNRDISSYLYSFLSYEYLVLLFIMTSKNIACDADIKRRAYHLRFMLLKSNKLIYKLIFPIITLFGVDITGRILKAIRGNI
- a CDS encoding polyamine ABC transporter substrate-binding protein, whose translation is MKKTLVAAAILSLALTACGGGNDTAAHPPSAKPEAEQSGKLNIYNWSDYVDPETVAAFEKETGIKTRSDYYDSNETLEAKVLTGKSGYDLTAPSIANVGRQIKAGAYQKIDKAQIPHYGNIDKDLLKMMEAVDPGNEYAVPYFWGINTLAINTRQVQKALGTDKLPENEWDLVFNPEYTAKLKSCGISYFDSAIEQIPLALHYLGKDPNSENPEDIKAAVDMMKAVRGDVKRFSSSGYIDDMAAGNLCAAIGYGGDLNIAKTRAEEAANGVEIKVLTPKTGVGVWVDSFMIPRDAQNVANAHRYIDYTLRPEVAAKNGSFVTYAPASRPARELMDEKYTSDASIFPNKELMEKSFIVSPKSAESAKLGVKLWQGLKAGK
- a CDS encoding glycosyltransferase family 2 protein, whose product is MDLSIVVPIYNVESYLEACLSSIEPILSNENVELILVNDGSKDGSEDICYKYIDKTTNNKQQTTNTGHQISNISIRITKGRQKLGIPE